In Archangium violaceum, the following are encoded in one genomic region:
- a CDS encoding type I polyketide synthase: MNQHERIAIVGMGAVLPDALDVPAFWNNMLTRHCSIAPVPEQIWPSFLFDPSRKNAERPYSRLGSVVKGLSFNAKEFGLAPSTEPQLDLSQKAALLASRQALADYGIRGPTEGLNAAVYFGNLQGGTQAKGEAWFRLLHPVLEETVARLPSVRGLPEAVRGSLTEELRTSWYSQFKSVDGDSLPGLLGNITASRVAHYFNFQGPAQVVDAACASGLAAVDNACRLLLSGKCDLAVTGAVDFLMDIPSYVGFCLMGALSAEGSFPFDSRANGFIMGEGAAVFVLKRLSEARAAGDRIYAVIRGIGSSSDGRGRSLVAPNPDGQIRAMSEAYRQAGVDPATVGYIEAHGTATPLGDPVEIHSMREIFKDAGRGQLAIGSVKGNLGHLKGAAGAVGLLRAALALHEDTIPPHAGFETPNPRCELESSPFRVPREKQGWDSKVRRSAVSAFGFGGINYHVVLEEAEPGTARKRAPRPAQRPGLPLGLGVIALGANSRQELLAELSRLRAEAPSAQALAERLCARPLLSEAPVRIAFFAEDAESCARCLEAAGTFLEKGGSTAKLDALGISFREGPMVGGGVAFMFPGQGSQYVGMMDELRKRYPVVQQALDEADEAMSALLPRKLSSYLYVEPGQDPDDAFIELTRTEILQPAMLACDEALRRLLAPLVSPQLVMGHSLGEYGACVAAGVLQFGQALKLVSARGDAMANVKTEDPGLMLGVGAGEAQVQQLLQGIEGYAVIVNKNCHTQTIVGGASAAVEAADARMKAAGLETVFLPVSHAFHSAIVAPASEPLRRELDKMEVKAPQVPILSNVTGGYYPDGPSAPEWIRVTLAQQLASPVEFIQMVERAYADGARTFIEVGPKRAQAGFVSDILKGRPHRSLHLCHPKLGEVQTLGRAMASLVADGQIPYGDPKARRSSPAGDVAPRPPFLPPMLPVKPTAPAPVAQHAAAAQPAPAAQPAAAAVPLVPLMGSFAVLDGVSQDPRFWQFVAMQAPLLANYLAGSYRAALSLAPGAPALQALPGLPPVAVAPEAPPVPASIAPPASIAPPASPAPITDFTGWVLERVAAKTGYTKEELDLDSQLESELGVDSIRQIDVAMSLRDELKLPPDDRFRLSDYPTLRKLIGYLEQRVAAVRGAPTPGAPVPAASATPAVELTTRVLRRVAQKTGYELSELQQNLDANLETELGIDSIRQMEVLLALREEFKFTGDDGFRLSNYPSLRSLIAYLEERVGGGGPTRPFDVARPAPIAEPGDAEPLKAPLFARRLFLEAAPPALSASHRPLAVLCPDADPEAPWQKLPGRKVVILPSMSEDAIQQALGSLEGVNLVDACALASGEGSATAAAQAALKRVFRVARAISRSPGRPARVVVLTRMGGGLGLEPGASATVEALAGSAAAAGAWKCVGREWSEEKTHVAVTVADLSSSPGAEDLEALGAELSAEAGPLEVAFHQGVRRAPVLRSAALSQGELPRGGVVLLVGGARGILSRASLELARAGYRLALVGRTPRGSVAAGLDRTRLRALARENAGVGASTSEVNRQAELLARQAEVEATLEELSRMGAEVLYLSADASRPEEMIAAVEEVRRRFGRLDAVIHGAGVDQSKSLLSKREEELDQVLLPKVAGLEALARAAAPAKLCTIGSVTGRFGNAGQIDYGAANEVLSKLCLAFGGTALDFTAWADVGMAVVFAPVMRERGMDLLPPGEGVKILRAAVGPSAPGEWVICGRLPGVLAFEPPLPTRNQLFVPGAERVDSFSLAMESCAFLRDHRATSGGLLPGVVGLELMASAARTLAPELPLTSVRGLSFAAPLKVFADKPREATVRAERGQAGPEGLLTRAHIQVGDTLHHRAELLLGGALPAPEAPTARPSAPGPGAEAIYRFFFHGPSFQAVESTWLSEHMLLARSKPLRPPLGEDLSPSARVRAMAREVALQAAGIFLWAARKQAGLPVGIQQVSIFQEAREGEQVEAAAVPRSHLGAASRFDVWLRGDDGRLLEAWSGLEFQKLADV, from the coding sequence ATGAACCAGCACGAGCGGATTGCCATCGTTGGCATGGGCGCGGTGTTACCGGACGCATTGGATGTGCCAGCCTTCTGGAACAACATGCTGACGCGCCATTGCTCGATCGCTCCAGTTCCCGAGCAGATCTGGCCCTCTTTCCTGTTCGATCCCTCGCGCAAGAACGCGGAGCGGCCGTACTCCCGCCTGGGGTCGGTGGTGAAGGGGCTCTCCTTCAACGCGAAGGAGTTCGGCCTGGCGCCATCCACCGAGCCGCAGTTGGACCTCTCCCAGAAGGCGGCGCTCCTGGCCTCGCGGCAGGCGCTGGCGGACTATGGGATTCGTGGCCCCACGGAGGGGCTGAACGCGGCGGTGTACTTCGGCAACCTCCAAGGGGGCACGCAGGCCAAGGGTGAAGCCTGGTTCCGTCTCCTCCACCCGGTGCTGGAGGAGACGGTGGCGCGGCTGCCGTCCGTCCGCGGCCTGCCGGAGGCGGTGAGAGGCTCGCTGACCGAGGAGCTCCGCACCTCCTGGTACAGCCAGTTCAAGAGCGTGGACGGAGACTCGCTCCCCGGTCTGCTGGGGAACATCACCGCCTCACGGGTGGCGCACTACTTCAACTTCCAGGGGCCCGCGCAGGTGGTGGATGCGGCCTGTGCCTCGGGGCTCGCGGCGGTGGACAACGCCTGCCGGTTGCTGCTGTCGGGCAAGTGCGATCTGGCGGTGACGGGGGCGGTGGACTTCCTCATGGATATCCCGTCCTACGTGGGCTTCTGCCTGATGGGGGCGCTCTCCGCGGAGGGGAGCTTCCCCTTCGACAGCCGGGCCAACGGCTTCATCATGGGTGAGGGCGCGGCGGTCTTCGTGCTCAAGCGCCTCTCCGAGGCGCGCGCGGCCGGGGATCGGATCTACGCGGTGATCCGGGGGATCGGCTCCTCCTCGGATGGCCGTGGCCGTTCGCTGGTGGCGCCCAACCCCGATGGACAGATCCGCGCGATGTCGGAGGCCTACCGGCAGGCCGGCGTGGATCCGGCCACCGTCGGGTACATCGAGGCGCACGGGACGGCCACGCCCCTGGGAGATCCGGTCGAGATCCACAGCATGCGTGAGATCTTCAAGGACGCCGGCAGAGGGCAGCTCGCGATCGGCTCCGTGAAGGGCAACCTGGGTCACCTCAAGGGAGCGGCGGGGGCGGTGGGGTTGCTGCGCGCGGCCCTGGCGCTTCATGAGGACACCATTCCACCGCACGCCGGCTTCGAGACCCCCAACCCGCGCTGCGAGCTGGAGTCGTCGCCCTTCCGCGTGCCCCGGGAGAAGCAGGGCTGGGATTCGAAGGTCCGGCGCAGCGCGGTGAGTGCGTTCGGGTTCGGCGGCATCAACTACCACGTGGTGCTGGAAGAGGCGGAGCCCGGCACGGCCCGGAAGCGCGCGCCCCGGCCGGCCCAGCGCCCGGGGCTGCCGCTGGGGCTGGGAGTGATCGCGCTGGGCGCGAACAGCCGCCAGGAGCTGCTGGCGGAGCTGTCCAGGCTACGCGCCGAGGCACCCTCCGCGCAGGCTCTGGCGGAGCGCCTGTGCGCGCGTCCGCTGCTGAGTGAGGCCCCTGTCCGGATCGCCTTCTTCGCCGAGGACGCGGAGAGCTGCGCCAGATGCCTGGAGGCGGCGGGCACGTTCCTGGAGAAGGGCGGCAGCACCGCGAAGCTCGATGCGCTGGGGATCTCCTTCCGCGAGGGCCCGATGGTGGGGGGCGGGGTGGCCTTCATGTTCCCCGGCCAGGGCAGCCAGTACGTGGGGATGATGGATGAGCTCCGCAAGCGCTACCCCGTCGTCCAGCAGGCGCTCGACGAGGCGGACGAGGCGATGAGCGCGCTCCTGCCCCGGAAGCTGTCCTCCTATCTCTACGTGGAGCCGGGCCAGGATCCGGATGATGCCTTCATCGAGTTGACCCGGACCGAGATCCTCCAACCGGCGATGCTCGCCTGTGACGAGGCCCTGCGGCGGCTGCTGGCCCCGCTGGTGTCCCCCCAGCTGGTCATGGGCCACTCGCTGGGGGAGTACGGCGCCTGCGTGGCGGCGGGGGTGCTCCAGTTCGGCCAGGCGCTCAAGCTGGTGTCGGCCCGCGGAGACGCGATGGCCAACGTCAAGACGGAGGACCCCGGGCTGATGCTCGGGGTGGGCGCGGGCGAGGCCCAGGTGCAGCAGCTGCTCCAAGGCATCGAGGGCTACGCCGTCATCGTGAACAAGAACTGCCATACCCAGACGATCGTCGGAGGGGCCTCGGCGGCGGTGGAGGCAGCGGACGCCCGGATGAAGGCCGCCGGTCTGGAGACGGTGTTCCTGCCCGTGTCGCATGCCTTCCACTCGGCCATTGTCGCGCCGGCCAGCGAGCCCCTGCGGCGCGAGCTGGACAAGATGGAGGTGAAGGCCCCGCAGGTGCCCATCCTCTCGAATGTCACGGGCGGCTACTATCCGGACGGCCCCAGCGCGCCGGAGTGGATTCGCGTCACGCTGGCCCAGCAGCTCGCCAGCCCGGTCGAGTTCATCCAGATGGTGGAGCGGGCCTATGCCGATGGGGCGCGCACCTTCATCGAGGTTGGACCGAAGCGAGCGCAGGCCGGCTTCGTCTCCGACATCCTCAAGGGCCGGCCGCACCGGTCGCTGCACCTGTGTCACCCGAAGCTCGGAGAGGTGCAGACGCTGGGCCGCGCCATGGCCTCCCTCGTGGCCGATGGGCAGATCCCCTACGGCGATCCCAAGGCACGGCGGTCTTCTCCCGCGGGAGACGTGGCGCCCCGGCCTCCCTTCCTTCCACCGATGCTGCCGGTGAAGCCCACGGCCCCCGCCCCCGTGGCGCAGCATGCCGCGGCCGCGCAGCCCGCCCCCGCGGCGCAGCCCGCCGCGGCCGCGGTCCCGCTCGTACCCCTCATGGGCTCGTTCGCGGTGCTGGATGGGGTGAGCCAGGATCCGCGCTTCTGGCAGTTCGTCGCGATGCAGGCGCCGCTGCTCGCCAATTACCTCGCCGGCTCCTACCGGGCCGCGCTCTCGCTCGCTCCAGGCGCGCCGGCGCTCCAGGCGTTGCCCGGGCTCCCTCCCGTGGCCGTGGCTCCGGAGGCGCCCCCCGTGCCCGCTTCCATCGCCCCGCCCGCTTCCATCGCCCCGCCCGCTTCCCCAGCTCCCATCACGGACTTCACCGGCTGGGTCCTCGAGCGGGTGGCGGCGAAGACCGGGTACACGAAGGAGGAGCTGGACCTCGATAGCCAGCTCGAGTCCGAGCTGGGCGTGGACAGCATCCGGCAGATCGACGTGGCGATGTCGCTGCGAGACGAGCTCAAGCTGCCCCCGGATGACCGCTTCCGCCTCTCGGACTACCCGACGCTCCGAAAGTTGATCGGCTACCTGGAGCAGAGGGTCGCCGCCGTGCGCGGCGCTCCCACTCCGGGCGCTCCCGTCCCCGCGGCTTCTGCTACTCCAGCCGTGGAGCTGACCACCCGAGTCCTCCGGCGAGTGGCCCAGAAGACCGGCTATGAGCTCTCCGAGCTGCAGCAGAACCTGGACGCGAACCTCGAGACCGAGCTTGGCATCGACAGCATCCGTCAGATGGAGGTGCTCCTCGCGCTGCGGGAGGAGTTCAAGTTCACGGGTGATGATGGCTTCCGGCTGTCCAACTACCCCTCGCTCCGCAGCTTGATCGCCTACCTGGAAGAACGGGTGGGCGGAGGAGGCCCAACGCGCCCTTTTGACGTGGCCCGGCCGGCGCCCATCGCCGAGCCGGGTGACGCGGAGCCGCTGAAGGCACCTCTCTTCGCTCGCAGGCTCTTCCTCGAGGCGGCGCCGCCAGCGCTCTCCGCCAGTCACCGGCCGCTGGCCGTGCTCTGTCCGGACGCTGACCCGGAGGCCCCCTGGCAGAAGCTGCCTGGACGGAAGGTGGTGATCCTGCCCTCCATGAGCGAGGACGCCATCCAACAGGCGCTGGGCAGCCTCGAGGGCGTGAACCTGGTGGATGCCTGTGCCCTGGCGTCAGGAGAGGGCTCCGCCACCGCCGCGGCGCAGGCCGCGCTCAAGCGGGTCTTCCGTGTGGCGAGGGCGATCAGCCGCTCTCCGGGGCGGCCCGCGCGGGTGGTGGTGCTCACGCGGATGGGCGGGGGGCTGGGGCTGGAGCCAGGGGCGTCCGCCACCGTGGAGGCGCTCGCGGGCTCGGCCGCGGCGGCAGGCGCCTGGAAGTGTGTGGGCCGGGAGTGGTCGGAGGAGAAGACGCACGTCGCGGTGACCGTGGCGGACCTGTCCAGCTCGCCTGGCGCCGAGGATCTGGAGGCGCTGGGTGCCGAGCTGAGCGCGGAGGCCGGGCCCCTGGAGGTGGCGTTCCACCAGGGGGTGCGCCGGGCGCCAGTCCTGAGGTCCGCGGCTCTCTCCCAGGGAGAGCTGCCGCGCGGCGGGGTCGTGCTCCTCGTGGGTGGGGCCAGGGGCATCCTCTCCCGGGCCTCGCTGGAGCTGGCTCGCGCAGGCTACCGGCTCGCGCTGGTGGGCAGGACTCCGCGAGGAAGCGTGGCGGCGGGCCTGGATCGGACGCGCCTCCGCGCGCTGGCCAGGGAGAACGCGGGCGTGGGGGCGTCCACCTCCGAGGTCAACCGCCAGGCGGAGCTCCTGGCGCGGCAGGCGGAGGTCGAGGCGACCCTCGAGGAGCTGTCACGGATGGGAGCCGAGGTGCTCTACCTCTCCGCGGATGCCTCCCGCCCGGAGGAGATGATCGCCGCGGTGGAGGAGGTCCGGCGGCGCTTCGGCAGGCTGGACGCGGTGATTCATGGGGCGGGCGTGGATCAGAGCAAGAGCCTGCTCTCGAAGCGGGAAGAGGAGCTGGACCAGGTCTTGCTGCCCAAGGTGGCGGGGCTGGAAGCGCTGGCTCGGGCCGCGGCACCCGCGAAGCTCTGCACGATTGGCTCCGTGACCGGGAGGTTCGGCAACGCGGGGCAGATCGACTACGGCGCGGCCAATGAGGTCCTCTCCAAGCTCTGCCTGGCCTTCGGGGGTACGGCGCTGGACTTCACCGCATGGGCGGACGTGGGCATGGCCGTGGTCTTCGCGCCAGTGATGCGGGAGCGCGGCATGGATCTCCTCCCTCCCGGGGAGGGGGTGAAGATCCTTCGCGCGGCCGTGGGGCCAAGCGCGCCCGGGGAGTGGGTGATCTGCGGCAGGCTCCCGGGTGTGCTTGCCTTCGAGCCGCCGCTCCCCACCCGGAACCAGCTGTTCGTTCCAGGCGCGGAGCGCGTCGACTCCTTCTCGCTGGCGATGGAGAGCTGCGCCTTCCTGCGTGATCACCGCGCGACGAGCGGGGGGCTGCTGCCCGGAGTCGTGGGGCTCGAGCTGATGGCCTCCGCGGCGAGGACCCTGGCTCCCGAGCTGCCGTTGACGTCCGTCAGGGGTCTGTCCTTCGCCGCTCCGCTGAAGGTGTTCGCGGACAAGCCGCGGGAAGCCACCGTGCGGGCGGAGCGCGGGCAGGCAGGCCCCGAGGGGTTGCTCACGCGGGCACACATCCAGGTGGGGGACACGCTCCATCACCGGGCGGAGCTGCTCCTGGGGGGAGCCCTCCCCGCACCCGAGGCGCCCACGGCCCGCCCCTCGGCTCCTGGCCCTGGCGCGGAGGCCATCTACCGGTTCTTCTTCCATGGGCCCTCCTTCCAGGCCGTGGAGTCGACCTGGCTCTCCGAGCACATGTTGCTGGCTCGCTCCAAGCCGCTCCGTCCGCCGCTGGGCGAGGACCTTTCCCCCTCGGCTCGCGTCCGGGCCATGGCGCGGGAGGTGGCCCTTCAGGCCGCTGGCATCTTCCTCTGGGCCGCGCGCAAGCAGGCCGGGCTGCCCGTGGGAATCCAGCAGGTGAGCATCTTCCAGGAGGCGCGAGAGGGCGAGCAGGTGGAGGCCGCCGCGGTGCCGCGGTCGCACCTCGGGGCGGCCAGCCGGTTCGACGTGTGGCTACGGGGAGATGACGGGAGGCTCCTGGAAGCGTGGAGCGGGCTCGAGTTTCAGAAGCTCGCCGATGTCTGA
- a CDS encoding Dyp-type peroxidase: MPAIESVLKSAQPGLMFTPTHGLFITGWLKEPRASKPVLAALKLLVTTADTRSDRRRIVVAIRGALWSEWSGHAPAGAPPSRSVLATSSHFQDSGGDVWLYLKADSEAGVDVLRASVEKTLGPLLSRHEQTRAAMPPDQKILDQHFIDGITSPSDPASVVENILQTGTDTAPGSCWVLAQKFDVAWAAFSGMSLHAQQNVIGRDDQAVLIPDQDIRSHIKRVRVLAEDHSNRELVRQALPYGHSPLGGGREQGIYFVGFAKDTAVFETMLARMVGGPSGDSDKLLGILNAVSGGYFYVPATSELDVREGLTPSDFVPAPLWRVRSANGLMFYNSADYLNVMGTGQYVLGDAPSQRILGLLGKVFERWQNQWYRRMDTPRVPPLSAFLERGEQHYLKAPVVVRRGLSIQRMLTRVWTTTEYPLPRDSWAWQADLFRIDPRDVLVGVMPELSLGRGKEVMPYLDDEERLEGFLALLDETSSMGHVVPNHRKVLEKGLEALLKDLRKREKKASTDDQRAFFQAAILSLEGVQGYCRNYALLAERMAADASTHPEARENLRTLAARMRKLATDKPDTLVEAAQCLFNLHCCLHLVGEPVSIGRLDQLLAPFFDPDKEGEAQEVLDALWVKLGEKALHNRQNATDHATYGTTAVSYAGGNFPQGDGINQWVQQITVGGYLPTDDAKPTPGANRLTLLCLRSARRLPLNAPVLSLRVYPGLGEDIIQEAARALLSGGSHPILFQEDRMVGALSGFSKLPLSAARDYVCDGCYEPMIAGQCEFAFSNIVTLDALELALNQGARFNQAGPVYLRGWKVSFRSPPATEISSFEQLQKLYLQHLRYLTVQFYTSVLGNYGALWKYCPSPLLSTVIDGCVETGRDLSHGGARYHLIAPMYLALSTTIDSLYAIKKLVFDPETALTTLPELVEALQEDWGYGMEEPFQSKLAGPLRSDERARRFQQIRSAALALPKFGMGVPEVDALGGWLVERITTLARETLDAPPPVLASILQGLKKTYSVRGAPWELSLQVGVGTFEAYVGDALSSGASPDGRRNAQPYPSDFSPTPVPQDLPPIAQDPAASNPFAGTNRPLYTAMSSWNQDAINLKLSNAAPVDLNVREDFPQEELEEFIRQYAAGHVGSNLLTVTVADPDTYAAAAWQPERYELVRVRTGGWTEFFSAMFPAHHAQHQRRPYFVPQAPPQGRLGPKSRPKRR, encoded by the coding sequence ATGCCAGCCATTGAATCCGTCCTGAAGTCCGCCCAACCCGGGTTGATGTTCACGCCAACGCACGGCCTCTTCATCACCGGCTGGCTGAAGGAGCCCCGCGCCAGCAAGCCCGTGCTGGCGGCGTTGAAGCTCCTGGTCACCACCGCGGATACGCGCTCCGACCGGCGCCGCATCGTCGTGGCCATCCGCGGTGCGTTGTGGAGCGAGTGGTCGGGCCACGCCCCCGCTGGCGCGCCGCCCTCCCGGTCCGTGCTGGCCACCAGCTCGCACTTCCAGGACAGCGGAGGAGATGTATGGCTGTACCTCAAGGCCGACTCGGAGGCGGGCGTCGACGTGCTCCGGGCCTCGGTCGAGAAGACCCTGGGGCCGCTGCTCTCACGCCACGAGCAGACCCGGGCCGCGATGCCGCCTGATCAGAAGATCCTCGACCAGCACTTCATCGACGGCATCACCAGCCCGAGCGACCCGGCCTCCGTGGTGGAGAACATCCTCCAGACGGGGACGGACACCGCCCCCGGGAGCTGCTGGGTGCTCGCGCAGAAGTTCGATGTGGCGTGGGCGGCGTTCTCCGGGATGAGCCTGCACGCCCAGCAGAACGTCATTGGCCGCGATGACCAGGCGGTGCTCATTCCCGATCAGGACATCCGCAGTCACATCAAGCGGGTTCGCGTGCTGGCGGAGGACCACTCCAATCGGGAGCTGGTGCGCCAGGCCCTGCCCTATGGCCATTCCCCCCTCGGCGGTGGCCGTGAACAGGGCATCTACTTCGTCGGCTTCGCCAAGGACACGGCCGTCTTCGAGACGATGCTCGCGCGCATGGTGGGAGGGCCCTCGGGCGACTCGGACAAACTGCTCGGCATCCTCAACGCCGTCTCGGGCGGCTACTTCTACGTCCCCGCGACCTCGGAGCTGGACGTGCGCGAGGGCCTGACACCGTCCGACTTCGTGCCCGCGCCCCTCTGGCGGGTGCGCAGCGCCAACGGGCTGATGTTCTACAACTCGGCGGACTACCTCAACGTGATGGGAACGGGCCAGTACGTGCTCGGGGATGCCCCCTCCCAGCGCATCCTTGGCCTGCTGGGCAAGGTGTTCGAGCGCTGGCAGAACCAGTGGTACCGCCGGATGGACACACCCCGTGTCCCTCCCCTCTCCGCGTTCCTCGAGCGGGGTGAGCAGCACTACCTGAAGGCCCCCGTGGTGGTGCGCCGGGGCTTGTCCATCCAGCGCATGCTCACGCGCGTCTGGACGACCACCGAATACCCGCTGCCCCGCGACTCGTGGGCGTGGCAGGCGGACCTGTTCCGCATCGATCCGCGGGACGTGCTCGTCGGCGTCATGCCGGAGCTGTCGCTCGGCCGCGGCAAGGAGGTCATGCCCTACCTCGACGACGAGGAGCGGCTGGAGGGCTTCCTCGCCCTGCTGGACGAGACCTCGTCCATGGGGCACGTGGTGCCCAATCACCGCAAGGTGCTCGAGAAGGGCCTGGAGGCGCTGCTGAAGGACCTGCGCAAGCGCGAGAAGAAGGCCAGCACGGACGACCAACGCGCGTTCTTCCAGGCCGCCATCCTCTCGCTCGAGGGAGTGCAGGGCTACTGCCGCAACTATGCCCTGCTCGCCGAGCGCATGGCCGCGGACGCCTCCACCCACCCCGAGGCGCGGGAGAACCTGCGCACCCTCGCCGCGCGCATGCGCAAGCTGGCCACCGACAAGCCCGACACCCTGGTGGAGGCGGCGCAATGCCTCTTCAACCTCCACTGCTGCCTGCACCTGGTGGGCGAGCCCGTATCCATTGGCCGGTTGGATCAGCTGCTCGCGCCCTTCTTCGATCCGGACAAGGAGGGCGAGGCCCAGGAGGTGCTCGACGCGCTGTGGGTCAAGCTGGGCGAGAAGGCGCTGCACAACCGGCAGAACGCCACGGACCATGCCACGTACGGGACGACGGCGGTGTCGTACGCCGGCGGCAACTTCCCGCAGGGTGACGGCATCAACCAGTGGGTCCAGCAGATCACCGTGGGGGGCTACCTGCCGACGGACGACGCGAAGCCCACGCCGGGCGCCAACCGGTTGACGTTGCTGTGCCTGCGCTCGGCCCGGCGGCTGCCGCTCAACGCGCCCGTGTTGTCCCTCCGGGTCTATCCGGGCCTGGGCGAGGACATCATCCAGGAGGCCGCGCGCGCGCTGTTGAGCGGCGGCTCCCACCCCATCCTCTTCCAGGAGGACCGGATGGTGGGCGCGCTGTCGGGGTTCTCGAAGCTGCCCCTGTCGGCGGCGCGCGACTACGTCTGCGACGGCTGCTACGAGCCGATGATCGCCGGCCAGTGCGAGTTCGCCTTCAGCAACATCGTCACGCTGGACGCGCTGGAGCTCGCGCTCAACCAGGGCGCCCGCTTCAACCAGGCCGGCCCCGTCTACCTGCGTGGCTGGAAGGTCAGCTTCCGCTCACCGCCCGCCACGGAGATCTCGAGCTTCGAGCAGCTCCAGAAGCTCTACCTCCAGCACCTGCGTTACCTGACGGTGCAGTTCTACACCAGCGTGTTGGGCAACTACGGTGCGCTCTGGAAGTACTGCCCCAGCCCCCTGCTCTCCACCGTCATCGATGGCTGCGTGGAGACGGGGAGGGATCTGTCCCATGGCGGTGCGCGCTATCACCTGATCGCCCCGATGTACCTGGCGCTGTCGACGACGATCGATTCGCTCTACGCCATCAAGAAGCTGGTCTTCGATCCGGAGACGGCCCTCACCACGCTGCCGGAGCTGGTGGAGGCGCTCCAGGAGGACTGGGGCTACGGCATGGAGGAGCCCTTCCAGAGCAAGCTCGCGGGTCCGCTGCGCTCGGACGAGCGGGCCCGGCGTTTCCAGCAGATCCGGTCCGCGGCGCTGGCGCTGCCGAAGTTCGGCATGGGCGTACCGGAGGTGGACGCGCTCGGAGGCTGGCTCGTGGAGCGCATCACCACGCTGGCGCGGGAGACGCTGGATGCACCCCCGCCGGTGCTGGCCTCCATCCTCCAGGGGTTGAAGAAGACCTATTCGGTGCGGGGCGCGCCGTGGGAGCTGTCGCTGCAGGTGGGCGTGGGCACCTTCGAGGCCTACGTGGGAGACGCGCTGAGCAGCGGGGCCTCGCCGGATGGACGGCGCAATGCCCAGCCCTACCCCTCGGATTTCAGCCCGACGCCGGTACCGCAGGATCTCCCGCCCATCGCGCAGGATCCGGCGGCGAGCAATCCCTTCGCCGGGACCAACCGTCCCCTCTACACCGCCATGAGCAGCTGGAACCAGGACGCCATCAACCTGAAGCTCTCCAACGCGGCGCCGGTGGACCTGAACGTGCGCGAGGACTTCCCCCAGGAAGAGCTGGAGGAGTTCATCCGTCAGTACGCCGCGGGCCACGTCGGCTCGAACCTGCTGACGGTGACCGTCGCGGACCCGGACACCTACGCCGCGGCGGCGTGGCAGCCGGAGCGCTACGAGCTGGTGCGCGTGCGCACCGGCGGGTGGACGGAGTTCTTCTCCGCCATGTTCCCCGCCCACCACGCACAACACCAGCGGCGGCCCTACTTCGTCCCGCAGGCTCCGCCGCAAGGGCGCCTGGGGCCCAAGAGCCGCCCCAAGCGCCGCTGA